A genomic window from Micromonospora ferruginea includes:
- a CDS encoding glycoside hydrolase family 10 protein, with protein MPSPTPLRRTAVSAAAGVVLLGLLAAPAAAGAAPTADPGLPTVTAADGATATIDALDPSSRAAGVLALYTPDSGAETKTNAFGGEAVLRAAGDGAYDVVSVCTALDSCPKPGNNAIPSDGMVLSASPPETGGVDDRRWLREHLRAGDRVQVRNLLIRRATATLDATDPTAASNPPGVDPAKGECFPGCRGAEQLVAYTPAAGRDRTGTNDYGFEIGVRDGRVVSRQGGDSAIPAGGFVLSGHGSRGSWLEGNAPLGAKVTVDGDAVTVDVDAQSFLLGAERAVSAARAGKTAAVASCLDIDPAAVDAALGEATELLARAREAAGDAPERAAELARDATRRADVAGYRSRESRPVEGRGLWVRPIETSPEQIRASLDRISAAGFNMVFLETVWGGYTIYPSAVAERAGMPAQRPEMRGFDPLKVWVDEAHARGIELHAWTHTFFVGVESGGGPVLTAHPDWAAVEREDVGKAGPQPSRMEPGYYWMDAALPAVRSHVLATFEEILRGYAVDGLHLDYIRYPVSLPYGADFSYSAYSRTTFAAEHGVDPYTLTPDSPQWPTWNAWREKQITTFVDQVRTMQRRVAADRQLSAAVFADPTDGLAKKFQNWGAWVDAGTLDFLTGMSFGTSADSVGHDTAVMRKRVGDVPLYTATYGPLRGTSPDLMLDQVQAVNDADSDGAALFAYNQLNARQQEALREGTFRTRAVVPHADYRAAARAGVAALRSTLKRATGCAPAARTAEVRARLAAAERLLADGMPAPAVDAAARQLAKAAESAAGWGDAVQPELSRRTARDLRMYARWADLA; from the coding sequence CGGTCACCGCCGCCGACGGCGCCACCGCCACCATCGACGCCCTCGACCCGTCCTCGCGGGCAGCCGGTGTCCTCGCCCTCTACACGCCCGACTCCGGCGCCGAGACCAAGACCAACGCGTTCGGCGGCGAGGCGGTGTTGCGCGCCGCCGGCGACGGCGCGTACGACGTGGTGAGCGTCTGCACCGCGCTCGACTCCTGCCCGAAACCCGGCAACAACGCCATCCCGTCCGACGGGATGGTGCTCTCCGCGTCCCCGCCCGAGACCGGCGGCGTGGACGACCGCCGGTGGCTGCGCGAGCACCTGCGTGCCGGCGACCGGGTGCAGGTGCGCAACCTGCTGATCCGGCGCGCCACCGCCACCCTCGACGCCACCGACCCGACCGCCGCCAGCAACCCGCCCGGCGTCGACCCGGCCAAGGGCGAGTGCTTCCCCGGGTGCCGGGGCGCCGAACAACTCGTCGCCTACACGCCCGCGGCCGGCCGGGACCGCACCGGCACCAACGACTACGGGTTCGAGATCGGCGTACGCGACGGCCGGGTCGTCTCCCGGCAGGGCGGCGACAGCGCCATCCCGGCCGGCGGGTTCGTGCTCTCCGGGCACGGCTCGCGGGGCTCGTGGCTGGAGGGCAACGCCCCGCTCGGCGCGAAGGTGACCGTCGACGGCGACGCCGTCACGGTGGACGTCGACGCGCAGAGCTTCCTGCTCGGCGCCGAGCGGGCGGTGTCCGCCGCCCGCGCCGGGAAGACCGCCGCGGTGGCGAGCTGCCTCGACATCGACCCGGCCGCCGTGGACGCCGCGCTCGGCGAGGCCACCGAGCTGCTCGCCCGGGCCCGGGAGGCGGCCGGCGACGCGCCGGAACGCGCCGCCGAGCTGGCCCGCGACGCCACCCGCCGCGCGGACGTGGCCGGCTACCGCAGCCGGGAATCCCGCCCCGTCGAGGGCCGCGGCCTGTGGGTACGCCCCATCGAGACCAGCCCGGAGCAGATTCGCGCCTCACTCGACCGGATCTCCGCCGCCGGCTTCAACATGGTGTTCCTGGAGACGGTCTGGGGCGGATACACGATCTACCCGAGCGCGGTGGCCGAACGGGCCGGCATGCCGGCGCAGCGGCCCGAGATGCGCGGCTTCGACCCGCTGAAGGTCTGGGTCGACGAGGCGCACGCCCGGGGCATCGAGCTGCACGCCTGGACCCACACCTTCTTCGTCGGCGTGGAGAGCGGCGGCGGACCGGTGCTGACCGCCCACCCCGACTGGGCCGCGGTGGAGCGCGAGGACGTCGGCAAGGCCGGTCCGCAGCCGTCCCGGATGGAACCGGGCTACTACTGGATGGACGCGGCCCTGCCCGCGGTGCGCAGCCACGTGCTCGCCACGTTCGAGGAGATCCTGCGCGGCTACGCCGTCGACGGGCTGCACCTGGACTACATCCGCTACCCGGTCTCGCTGCCCTACGGCGCGGACTTCTCCTACTCCGCGTACAGCCGCACCACGTTCGCCGCCGAGCACGGCGTCGACCCGTACACCCTGACGCCCGACTCGCCGCAGTGGCCCACCTGGAACGCCTGGCGGGAGAAGCAGATCACCACCTTCGTCGACCAGGTCCGCACGATGCAGCGGCGGGTCGCCGCCGACCGGCAGCTCTCCGCCGCCGTCTTCGCCGACCCGACCGACGGCCTGGCCAAGAAGTTCCAGAACTGGGGCGCCTGGGTCGACGCCGGCACGCTCGACTTCCTCACCGGGATGTCGTTCGGCACCTCGGCCGACTCCGTCGGCCACGACACCGCCGTGATGCGGAAGCGGGTCGGGGACGTGCCGCTCTACACCGCCACCTACGGGCCGTTGCGGGGCACCTCGCCGGATCTGATGCTCGACCAGGTGCAGGCGGTGAACGACGCCGACTCCGACGGCGCGGCGCTGTTCGCGTACAACCAGCTCAACGCCCGCCAGCAGGAGGCGCTGCGGGAGGGGACGTTCCGGACCCGCGCGGTGGTCCCGCACGCCGACTACCGGGCCGCCGCGCGCGCCGGGGTCGCCGCGCTGCGCTCCACGCTGAAGCGGGCCACCGGCTGCGCGCCCGCGGCGCGTACCGCCGAGGTCCGGGCCCGGCTCGCCGCGGCCGAGCGGCTGCTGGCCGACGGGATGCCCGCCCCGGCGGTCGACGCGGCGGCCCGGCAACTCGCGAAGGCCGCCGAATCGGCGGCCGGCTGGGGCGACGCGGTGCAGCCGGAGCTGAGCCGGCGCACCGCTCGGGACCTGCGCATGTACGCCCGCTGGGCCGACCTGGCCTGA
- a CDS encoding GyrI-like domain-containing protein, translated as MTDPTPGKVDFRRTLDAYRARRGVFRTVDVPDMRYLMVDGQGDPNTSPAFTGAVEALYPTAYKLKFASRRDLGRDYVVPPLEGLWWADDMAAFTTARQKARWRWTLMLMVPDWIGEFMVAAAVEQAGAGNRPARLDDVRLAGLSEGRCVQTLHVGSFDDEADVLARLHHGYVPDHGLRLAGTHHEIYLSDFRRVAPERRRTILRQPVAPAR; from the coding sequence GTGACCGACCCCACCCCGGGCAAGGTCGACTTCAGGAGGACGCTCGACGCCTACCGGGCGCGACGGGGCGTGTTCCGGACGGTCGACGTGCCGGACATGCGCTATCTCATGGTCGACGGCCAGGGCGACCCGAACACCTCGCCGGCCTTCACCGGGGCGGTCGAGGCGCTCTACCCGACGGCGTACAAACTGAAGTTCGCCAGCAGGCGCGATCTCGGGCGCGACTACGTCGTCCCGCCGCTGGAAGGGCTGTGGTGGGCCGACGACATGGCCGCCTTCACCACCGCGCGGCAGAAGGCCCGCTGGCGCTGGACGCTGATGCTGATGGTCCCGGACTGGATCGGCGAGTTTATGGTCGCCGCCGCCGTCGAGCAGGCGGGGGCCGGGAACCGGCCGGCGCGCCTGGACGACGTCCGGTTGGCGGGCCTGTCCGAGGGGCGGTGCGTGCAGACGTTGCACGTGGGCTCCTTCGACGACGAGGCCGACGTGCTCGCGCGACTGCATCACGGGTACGTCCCCGACCACGGGCTGCGCCTGGCCGGCACCCACCACGAGATCTACCTCAGCGACTTCCGGCGGGTCGCGCCGGAGCGGCGACGCACCATCCTCCGGCAGCCGGTCGCGCCCGCGCGGTGA
- the lanL gene encoding class IV lanthionine synthetase LanL has protein sequence MSDWEPAPFIQRLVDERYGGRFTVRLGPQWCYVDREGVRLPDHGWKLHVSSRAEDFPALAARAVPFLLDAGCSFKLAAGGDVLTGLNYGIDSPATVGKAMTIYPEPDRVRELGLALAALLRGHPGPRVLSDRRVADDAPVYYRYGPFVARWYRGERGRLAMRIPGPDGESFDAVADLDYRQPDWVSDPFRPDDDETPALLGDRYRPEAGLQRTAQGSVFRARDTATDRVVVVKQARAYVGDSGNGLDARSRLRNERRVLTACDGVPGVPGFVDHFAHGEDEFLVTTDVGEQDLAYRVGNRGAMLRAGTPVSAEFTRTAGELARTVLALHERGVVMRDVTPRNVVLGPDRAHLVDFGISALDGLHVPGGTHGYASWDQMRDGPATVSDDHHGIGMTLAFAATGLAPVVGETERGLSALRTLQSLDRILGPAHAAFVDLVDDLLRGAPARADEALRALAGERWATGAAPARRRAAPHADPVAVERQVLAELMRDVDMRQLRQPASAFANVDGSVYTGSAGVGLELLHHLDTPGVPELLDRLATHTVRANARTDVPPGLFLGSTGSHLFLARLRQAGFDVTLPAIPATPYDTDDEHDDIMTGTAGAGLGHLHLADVLDDAAHLDAARVCVERLLGKSELTLSVTLDAGLPEEIDTDPTASYSHGRAGLVDLFLAYAARTGDPGVLAAAGERSRELRERTEVLVARARDPRAIPLSVSWCQGLAGIGRTLLHAAEVLDDSRFTETAVAAADACADWIPRLANLGQCCGVTGVGGFLVDCARHTGDDRHRRAAHAVVAHLLTRSHGPDDAPRFVDAERQDAPWSWATGNAGVLCFFRRLNRPDTPEVVPYSHLPRARAGERPALVRG, from the coding sequence GTGTCCGACTGGGAACCCGCGCCGTTCATCCAACGGCTCGTCGACGAACGGTACGGCGGCCGGTTCACGGTGCGCCTCGGGCCGCAGTGGTGCTATGTCGACCGCGAGGGCGTGCGGCTTCCGGACCACGGCTGGAAGCTGCACGTCTCCTCGCGGGCCGAGGACTTCCCGGCGCTCGCCGCCCGGGCGGTGCCGTTCCTGCTCGACGCCGGGTGCAGCTTCAAGCTCGCCGCCGGCGGCGACGTGCTCACCGGGTTGAACTACGGCATCGACTCGCCGGCCACCGTCGGCAAGGCGATGACGATCTACCCGGAGCCGGACCGGGTCCGCGAGCTCGGCCTCGCGCTGGCCGCGCTGCTGCGCGGGCACCCGGGCCCGCGGGTGCTCAGCGACCGCCGGGTCGCCGACGACGCCCCCGTCTACTACCGCTACGGCCCGTTCGTGGCCCGCTGGTACCGGGGCGAGCGGGGACGCCTGGCGATGCGGATCCCGGGACCGGACGGGGAGTCGTTCGACGCCGTCGCCGACCTGGACTACCGCCAGCCGGACTGGGTGAGCGACCCGTTCCGGCCGGACGACGACGAGACGCCGGCGCTGCTCGGCGACCGCTACCGGCCGGAGGCCGGCCTCCAGCGCACCGCGCAGGGCAGCGTCTTCCGCGCCCGGGACACCGCCACCGACCGGGTGGTCGTCGTCAAGCAGGCCCGGGCGTACGTGGGGGACTCCGGCAACGGACTCGACGCCCGCTCCCGCCTGCGCAACGAACGCCGGGTGCTCACCGCCTGCGACGGCGTGCCGGGGGTGCCCGGGTTCGTCGACCACTTCGCCCACGGCGAGGACGAGTTCCTGGTCACCACCGACGTCGGCGAGCAGGATCTCGCCTACCGGGTCGGCAACCGCGGCGCCATGCTGCGCGCCGGCACGCCGGTCTCCGCCGAGTTCACCCGGACGGCGGGCGAGCTGGCGCGTACCGTGCTGGCGCTGCACGAGCGCGGCGTGGTGATGCGCGACGTCACCCCGCGCAACGTGGTGCTCGGCCCGGACCGGGCCCACCTGGTGGACTTCGGCATCTCCGCCCTCGACGGGCTGCACGTGCCCGGCGGCACCCACGGCTACGCCTCCTGGGACCAGATGCGTGACGGGCCGGCGACCGTCTCCGACGACCACCACGGCATCGGCATGACCCTCGCGTTCGCCGCCACCGGCCTCGCGCCGGTCGTCGGCGAGACCGAGCGCGGCCTGTCGGCGCTGCGGACGCTGCAGTCGCTGGACCGCATCCTCGGCCCCGCGCACGCGGCCTTCGTCGACCTGGTCGACGACCTGCTGCGGGGTGCCCCGGCGCGGGCCGACGAGGCGCTGCGGGCGCTGGCCGGCGAGCGGTGGGCGACGGGTGCCGCGCCGGCCCGCCGCCGGGCGGCGCCGCACGCCGACCCGGTCGCGGTCGAGCGGCAGGTGCTCGCCGAGCTGATGCGCGACGTCGACATGCGGCAGTTGCGGCAGCCGGCGTCCGCGTTCGCCAACGTGGACGGCAGCGTCTACACCGGCAGCGCCGGGGTGGGCCTGGAACTGCTGCACCACCTGGACACGCCGGGCGTGCCGGAGCTGCTCGACCGGCTGGCCACGCACACGGTCCGGGCCAACGCCCGTACCGACGTGCCGCCCGGCCTGTTCCTCGGCTCCACCGGCAGCCACCTCTTCCTCGCCCGGCTGCGGCAGGCCGGCTTCGATGTGACGTTGCCCGCGATCCCGGCGACGCCGTACGACACCGACGACGAGCACGACGACATCATGACCGGCACGGCCGGCGCCGGCCTCGGCCACCTCCACCTGGCCGACGTGCTGGACGACGCGGCCCACCTCGACGCCGCCCGGGTCTGCGTCGAGCGGCTCCTCGGCAAGAGCGAGCTGACGCTGTCGGTGACGCTCGACGCCGGCCTGCCCGAGGAGATCGACACCGACCCGACGGCCAGCTACTCCCACGGCCGGGCCGGGCTCGTCGACCTGTTCCTCGCGTACGCCGCGCGCACCGGCGACCCGGGCGTGCTCGCCGCCGCCGGGGAACGGTCCCGGGAGCTGCGCGAGCGCACCGAGGTGCTGGTCGCCCGCGCCCGTGACCCGCGCGCGATCCCGCTGTCGGTGTCCTGGTGCCAGGGCCTCGCCGGGATCGGCCGAACCCTGCTGCACGCCGCCGAGGTGCTGGACGACAGCCGGTTCACCGAGACCGCCGTGGCGGCGGCCGACGCGTGCGCCGACTGGATTCCCCGCCTGGCCAACCTCGGCCAGTGCTGCGGCGTGACCGGTGTCGGCGGGTTCCTCGTCGACTGCGCCCGGCACACCGGCGACGACCGGCACCGGCGGGCCGCCCACGCGGTCGTCGCGCACCTGCTCACCCGCAGCCACGGGCCGGACGACGCGCCACGGTTCGTCGACGCCGAGCGGCAGGACGCGCCGTGGTCCTGGGCCACCGGCAACGCGGGGGTCCTCTGCTTCTTCCGCCGGCTCAACCGTCCCGACACCCCGGAGGTGGTGCCGTACAGCCACCTGCCGCGCGCCCGGGCGGGGGAGCGCCCCGCACTGGTCCGCGGCTGA
- a CDS encoding ATP-binding cassette domain-containing protein, which translates to MTEAAVANDRQAGPRTPGGGPPAAESVLPELREMWWETGLRARAEAGLLTVLAELPRLVGAAMRISWRADRARTATVAAATVGGGLLAAFGLLATQRVLVELFAGGPTADKVVAALPALAALAGATALRAGLGIATGYAQNGLTPRVSRDVERRLFETSTAVRLEAFDADAFADDMERASRGPESATGLVQAATNLLAGLAGLAAVAVAVVVIHPLLLPALLIATLPRAWAALRAGHLQYRTYAAGSVRRRRIWILHRLMAERVSAPELRSYGLRGFLLDQYDRVMGAETDVQLTLARRVTTTTTVGSLTGGVATGAVYLLLGLLLVGGHIPLAAAATCVLALQAAQRSLTTATTQADKVYTEGLHFADYTGFLTRAAAYLPDAAGGDRPGPLRELSVRHAGLRYPGRDDTAVRDVTLTVRAGETVALVGENGSGKTSLAALIATLRTPTAGAVCWNGRPLAEWDTDDLRSRIAVVTQDHHRWPFTAATNIALGDVGGEPRRERIEAAADRAAAHQMITELPYGYETLLDRTFAHGQDLSGGQWQRITAARGFLRDADLLIMDEPSSALDPRAEEALFQAIRERQGRATTILITHRLANVRHADRIFVLHDGALVEEGSHDDLVAADGRYAELFALQAAGYRA; encoded by the coding sequence ATGACCGAGGCCGCCGTCGCGAACGACCGGCAGGCCGGCCCGCGTACCCCCGGGGGCGGCCCGCCCGCCGCGGAGTCGGTGCTGCCGGAGCTGCGCGAGATGTGGTGGGAGACGGGCCTGCGGGCCCGGGCCGAGGCCGGCCTGCTGACCGTGCTGGCCGAGCTGCCCCGCCTGGTCGGCGCCGCGATGCGGATCAGTTGGCGGGCGGACCGGGCCCGCACCGCGACGGTGGCCGCCGCGACGGTCGGCGGCGGCCTGCTCGCCGCATTCGGGCTGCTGGCCACGCAGCGGGTGCTGGTCGAGCTGTTCGCCGGCGGCCCGACCGCCGACAAGGTGGTCGCCGCGCTGCCCGCGCTCGCGGCGCTGGCCGGCGCGACCGCGCTGCGCGCCGGCCTGGGCATCGCCACCGGGTACGCGCAGAACGGGCTGACGCCGCGGGTCAGCCGGGACGTGGAGCGCCGCCTGTTCGAGACCAGCACGGCCGTGCGGCTGGAGGCGTTCGACGCGGACGCGTTCGCCGACGACATGGAACGGGCGTCGCGGGGCCCGGAGTCGGCGACCGGGCTGGTGCAGGCCGCCACGAACCTGCTGGCCGGCCTGGCCGGGCTGGCCGCCGTCGCGGTCGCGGTGGTGGTCATCCACCCGCTGCTGCTGCCGGCGCTGCTGATCGCCACGCTGCCCCGGGCCTGGGCCGCGCTGCGGGCGGGGCACCTGCAGTACCGGACGTACGCGGCCGGCTCGGTGCGCCGGCGCCGCATCTGGATCCTGCACCGCCTGATGGCCGAGCGGGTCTCGGCGCCGGAGCTGCGTTCCTACGGGCTGCGCGGGTTCCTGCTCGACCAGTACGACCGCGTGATGGGTGCGGAGACCGACGTCCAGCTCACCCTCGCCCGCCGGGTCACCACGACCACCACCGTGGGCTCGCTGACCGGCGGCGTGGCGACCGGCGCGGTCTACCTGCTGCTCGGGTTGCTGCTGGTGGGCGGGCACATCCCGCTCGCCGCGGCCGCGACCTGCGTGCTCGCCCTGCAGGCCGCGCAGCGCTCGCTGACCACCGCCACCACGCAGGCCGACAAGGTCTACACCGAGGGGCTGCACTTCGCCGACTACACCGGGTTCCTGACCCGCGCGGCGGCGTACCTGCCGGACGCCGCGGGCGGGGACCGGCCCGGACCGCTGCGCGAGCTGAGCGTCCGTCACGCCGGCCTGCGCTATCCCGGCCGCGACGACACCGCCGTGCGCGACGTGACGCTGACCGTCCGGGCCGGCGAGACGGTGGCCCTGGTCGGGGAGAACGGCTCCGGCAAGACCAGCCTGGCCGCGCTGATCGCCACGCTGCGCACGCCCACCGCCGGCGCCGTCTGCTGGAACGGGCGACCGCTGGCCGAGTGGGACACCGACGACCTACGGTCGCGGATCGCCGTGGTCACCCAGGACCACCACCGCTGGCCGTTCACCGCGGCCACCAACATCGCGCTGGGCGACGTCGGCGGCGAGCCCCGCCGGGAGCGCATCGAGGCCGCGGCGGACCGGGCCGCCGCCCACCAGATGATCACGGAGCTGCCGTACGGGTACGAGACGCTGCTCGACCGCACCTTCGCCCACGGCCAGGACCTCTCCGGCGGGCAGTGGCAGCGGATCACCGCGGCCCGGGGTTTCCTGCGCGACGCCGACCTGCTGATCATGGACGAGCCGTCCTCCGCTCTCGACCCGCGCGCCGAGGAGGCCCTGTTCCAGGCGATCCGGGAGCGGCAGGGGCGCGCCACCACCATCCTCATCACCCACCGTCTGGCCAACGTCCGGCACGCCGACCGGATCTTCGTGCTGCACGACGGCGCGCTCGTGGAGGAGGGCAGCCACGACGACCTGGTCGCCGCCGACGGCCGGTACGCCGAGCTGTTCGCGTTGCAGGCGGCGGGCTACCGCGCGTGA
- a CDS encoding alpha/beta hydrolase, translating to MRFTSEQHLADGVLEREFTLGDIPGFLWTPASASPSAPLPLILLGHPPLGLRRMYPRLVARARHAAAEGFAAATVELPGSGDRPRWPALDEARADLRRTMAAGEPVVDALVDALVLPLVDRAVPEWRATMDALLSLPGIGGPVGYSGGVISIGVRLAVVEPRIVAAGLFAGSLVPRVMFEEARQVTIPLHVLLQWDDEGNDRQAALDLFDAFGSAEKTLHANMGGHAGVPEFAGEDAARFFARHLR from the coding sequence ATGCGATTCACCTCTGAGCAACACCTGGCCGACGGCGTCCTGGAACGCGAGTTCACCCTCGGCGACATTCCCGGCTTCCTGTGGACGCCCGCATCCGCGTCCCCGTCCGCGCCGCTGCCGCTGATCCTGCTCGGCCACCCTCCGCTCGGCCTGCGCCGGATGTATCCCCGCCTGGTGGCCCGGGCCCGGCACGCCGCGGCGGAGGGCTTCGCCGCCGCCACCGTCGAGCTGCCCGGCAGCGGCGACCGGCCGCGCTGGCCGGCACTCGATGAGGCCCGCGCCGACCTGCGCCGGACCATGGCGGCCGGTGAGCCGGTCGTCGACGCGCTCGTCGACGCGCTCGTCCTGCCCCTCGTCGACCGGGCGGTGCCGGAGTGGCGGGCCACCATGGACGCCCTCCTGTCACTGCCCGGGATCGGCGGCCCGGTCGGATACTCGGGCGGAGTGATCTCGATCGGGGTCCGGCTCGCGGTGGTCGAGCCGCGCATCGTGGCCGCCGGCCTCTTCGCCGGAAGTCTCGTACCGCGCGTCATGTTCGAGGAGGCCCGGCAGGTCACCATCCCCCTGCACGTCCTGCTGCAGTGGGACGACGAGGGCAACGACCGGCAGGCGGCCCTGGACCTGTTCGACGCCTTCGGCTCCGCGGAGAAGACGCTGCACGCCAACATGGGCGGACACGCCGGGGTGCCGGAGTTCGCCGGGGAGGACGCGGCCCGGTTCTTCGCCCGGCACCTGCGCTAG
- a CDS encoding SAM-dependent methyltransferase: MTRDKAAPPGIDLTVPSVARVYDYFLGGKDNFEVDRQVAQHALRITPDGPAAGQANRAFLRRVIRFLVTEAGIDQFLDIGSGLPTQGNVHEVAIEHDPGARVVYVDNDPIVLTHGRALLAAEGTATVVQADVRRPREILDDPDVRRFLDFDRPIGLLLFAILHHLGDDERPRAVSAELIDALPSGSYVAISHFRDPGERDPEGSRKAREVERVFNESLGTGRWRTDEEILSFADGLTLVDPGLVPLAEWRPDPGTPAPQQTDTYHTFVGLLARKP; the protein is encoded by the coding sequence TTGACCCGCGACAAAGCCGCACCCCCCGGAATCGACCTCACCGTTCCCAGCGTGGCCCGGGTCTACGACTACTTCCTGGGCGGCAAGGACAACTTCGAGGTCGACCGGCAGGTCGCCCAGCACGCCTTGCGGATCACTCCGGACGGGCCGGCCGCCGGCCAGGCGAACCGGGCCTTCCTGCGTCGGGTGATCCGCTTCCTGGTCACCGAGGCCGGCATCGACCAGTTCCTCGACATCGGGTCGGGGTTGCCCACCCAGGGCAACGTGCACGAGGTCGCCATCGAGCACGACCCGGGCGCCCGGGTGGTTTACGTGGACAACGACCCGATCGTGCTGACGCACGGGCGGGCGCTGCTCGCCGCGGAGGGCACCGCGACGGTGGTCCAGGCCGACGTCCGGCGACCCCGGGAGATCCTCGACGATCCGGACGTGCGGCGGTTCCTCGACTTCGACCGGCCGATCGGTCTGCTGCTCTTCGCGATCCTGCACCACCTCGGCGACGACGAGCGGCCGCGGGCGGTGTCGGCGGAGTTGATCGACGCACTGCCGTCGGGCAGTTACGTGGCGATCTCGCACTTCCGCGACCCGGGGGAGCGGGACCCGGAAGGCTCCCGCAAGGCCCGCGAGGTCGAGCGGGTCTTCAACGAGTCGCTGGGCACCGGCCGCTGGCGTACCGACGAGGAGATCCTCTCCTTCGCCGACGGGCTGACGCTGGTGGATCCGGGGTTGGTGCCGCTGGCCGAGTGGCGCCCGGACCCGGGCACGCCCGCGCCGCAGCAGACCGACACCTACCACACCTTCGTCGGACTGCTCGCCCGCAAACCGTAG
- a CDS encoding nucleoside-diphosphate sugar epimerase: protein MRDANSAGTTRVLVTGVRGKTGVPLAELLGARSGVEVRGGSSDPSTVHLAGVRPTAFSWDDPSGWAAAAGDVDAAYVVRPDRADAPELIGALLAEMPARARVVLLSERDPDHTGPDGWAPRAERAVRDSGRTWTILRPSWFMQVFTDPRFYRDPIVDTGELPFPGGGATVAWIDARDIAAVAERALLDEGHDGRVYELSGPESLSLPSTATLLSPAAGRPVTHREVTVAEAVAGMAGFERDLSVLTFERVRAGRFAATTDTVARVTGRPARTLRDFLADTGPMVRPGSR, encoded by the coding sequence GTGCGGGACGCGAACTCGGCCGGCACGACGCGCGTGCTGGTGACCGGGGTCCGTGGCAAGACGGGGGTGCCGCTGGCGGAGCTGCTCGGGGCGCGGTCCGGCGTCGAGGTGCGCGGCGGAAGCAGCGATCCGTCGACGGTCCACCTCGCCGGCGTCCGTCCGACCGCCTTCTCCTGGGACGATCCGTCCGGGTGGGCGGCGGCGGCCGGGGACGTCGACGCGGCGTACGTGGTCCGGCCGGATCGGGCCGACGCGCCGGAGCTGATCGGCGCGCTGCTGGCCGAGATGCCGGCGCGGGCCCGGGTCGTGCTGCTCTCCGAACGGGACCCGGACCACACCGGGCCGGACGGCTGGGCGCCGCGTGCCGAGCGCGCGGTACGCGACAGCGGCCGGACCTGGACGATCCTGCGACCGAGCTGGTTCATGCAGGTCTTCACCGACCCGCGCTTCTACCGCGACCCGATCGTCGACACCGGGGAACTTCCCTTCCCCGGCGGGGGCGCGACGGTGGCCTGGATCGACGCGCGGGACATCGCGGCCGTGGCCGAGCGGGCACTGCTCGACGAGGGGCACGACGGTCGGGTGTACGAACTCTCCGGCCCGGAGTCGTTGTCGTTGCCGAGCACCGCGACCCTGCTCTCGCCCGCCGCCGGGCGGCCGGTCACCCACCGCGAGGTGACCGTCGCCGAGGCGGTCGCCGGCATGGCGGGGTTCGAGCGGGATCTCTCCGTGTTGACGTTCGAGCGTGTCCGGGCGGGCCGCTTCGCGGCGACGACCGACACGGTCGCGCGGGTCACCGGCCGGCCGGCGCGGACGCTGCGGGACTTCCTCGCCGACACCGGCCCGATGGTGCGACCCGGGAGCCGTTGA
- a CDS encoding LysR family transcriptional regulator translates to MDVVAACRAFVAVSGHGSFTSGAAAAGIPQSVASRRVAALEEHFGARLFDRSSRAVRLTSFGQDMLPSARRLVDLADAMGDDAERARLRPLRVAVPETCPPRRLAELVVAARRQRIHLEVRPAGPPERERLCRTLEVGAGIVAVPEATAAWRVPLGLAARTPIPAPAVFLETLRSGRSRTQARRRILIQPEDDVAHLRDPLTRAGQFAGLVPAQVTVAPSLVDAAAAALGSPDLLLCSRQQAEDFALHWRPVADPRLVRGYDVAGGVREDRDQLGTVLYAEIAHCLGAPDPDPGPAGGRAAGEPT, encoded by the coding sequence GTGGATGTGGTCGCTGCCTGCCGGGCCTTCGTCGCGGTCAGCGGGCACGGGAGCTTCACCTCCGGCGCCGCTGCCGCGGGCATCCCCCAGTCGGTCGCCAGTCGCCGCGTCGCCGCCCTGGAGGAGCACTTCGGGGCGCGGCTGTTCGACAGGTCGTCCCGGGCGGTGCGGTTGACGTCGTTCGGGCAGGACATGCTGCCCTCGGCGCGACGGCTGGTGGACCTGGCCGACGCCATGGGCGACGACGCCGAGCGGGCCCGGCTGCGTCCGCTGCGGGTCGCCGTCCCCGAGACCTGCCCGCCGCGCCGCCTCGCCGAGCTGGTGGTCGCGGCCCGGCGGCAGCGGATCCACCTGGAGGTACGACCGGCCGGCCCGCCGGAACGGGAACGGCTCTGCCGGACCCTGGAGGTGGGTGCCGGGATCGTGGCGGTTCCGGAGGCGACGGCGGCCTGGCGGGTGCCGCTGGGGCTGGCCGCCCGGACCCCCATCCCGGCGCCGGCGGTGTTCCTGGAGACGCTGCGCAGCGGACGGTCCCGGACGCAGGCCCGCCGGCGGATCCTGATCCAACCCGAGGACGACGTCGCGCACCTGCGGGACCCGCTGACCCGGGCCGGGCAGTTCGCCGGTCTGGTGCCGGCCCAGGTGACGGTCGCGCCGTCGCTGGTCGACGCCGCGGCGGCGGCCCTCGGCTCCCCCGACCTGCTGCTCTGCTCCCGTCAGCAGGCCGAGGACTTCGCCCTGCACTGGCGCCCCGTCGCCGACCCCCGCCTGGTGCGGGGTTACGACGTCGCCGGCGGCGTCCGCGAGGACCGCGACCAGCTCGGCACCGTCCTGTACGCGGAGATCGCCCACTGCCTCGGCGCGCCCGACCCGGACCCGGGTCCGGCCGGGGGCCGTGCGGCCGGGGAACCCACGTGA